Proteins from one Azospirillum ramasamyi genomic window:
- a CDS encoding di-heme oxidoredictase family protein, whose product MLEISLRGTAVALVLLLAPAAQADSGLDNRIGEALFRRMWVAAPTATQAADGLGPLYNARSCAVCHPRGGGGRPPDPAMAGDQGVGYTIKLNDDPVYGRQIQANAILGQVIEGRPRVTYREEEVRFPDGEIVRLRHPTPVVEDLGYGPLAEATVMSARVPPRVHGMGLLDRIPAEAIEAEAARQAASGGPVAGRVNNVTVDGKRQVGRFGWKAMHPTLEHQDAEAFSLDIGMSTPAFPVPWGDCTPAQTACRNAPHGDSKQFEGLEIPSTVIGLIDGYLRDLPPDGSLEASKDEAGARLFADTGCAACHRPSWRTVEDPSHPALSDRDIFPHSDMLLHDLGPALGDGLAMGEARGSDWRTTPLWGLNRLAAKDGQLSLLHDGRARSVTEAILWHGGEAEGAKDRFMTLPAAERKRLVRYVFGL is encoded by the coding sequence GCCGCGCAGGCCGACAGCGGCCTCGACAACCGCATCGGCGAGGCGCTGTTCCGCCGCATGTGGGTGGCGGCGCCCACCGCGACCCAGGCGGCGGACGGTCTGGGGCCTCTCTACAACGCGCGGTCCTGCGCCGTCTGCCATCCGCGCGGCGGCGGCGGCCGTCCGCCAGACCCGGCGATGGCGGGGGACCAGGGCGTCGGCTATACGATCAAGCTGAACGACGACCCGGTCTATGGCCGGCAGATCCAGGCCAACGCCATCCTCGGACAGGTGATCGAAGGGCGCCCCCGTGTCACCTACCGGGAGGAGGAGGTGCGCTTCCCCGACGGCGAAATCGTCCGGCTGCGCCATCCCACCCCGGTGGTCGAGGATCTCGGCTATGGCCCGCTGGCCGAAGCGACGGTGATGTCCGCCCGCGTGCCTCCGCGGGTCCATGGCATGGGCCTGCTCGACCGCATCCCGGCCGAGGCGATCGAGGCGGAGGCGGCAAGGCAGGCGGCGTCCGGCGGTCCCGTGGCCGGCCGGGTGAACAATGTGACGGTGGACGGCAAGCGTCAGGTCGGCCGTTTCGGCTGGAAGGCGATGCACCCCACGCTCGAACATCAGGATGCGGAGGCCTTCAGCCTCGACATCGGCATGTCGACCCCGGCCTTTCCCGTACCCTGGGGCGACTGCACCCCGGCCCAGACCGCCTGCCGCAACGCCCCGCACGGCGACTCCAAGCAGTTCGAGGGGCTGGAAATCCCCAGCACGGTGATCGGCCTGATCGACGGCTACCTGCGCGACCTGCCGCCCGACGGCAGTCTGGAGGCGTCGAAGGACGAGGCCGGCGCCAGGCTGTTCGCCGACACCGGCTGCGCCGCCTGCCACCGCCCGTCCTGGCGCACGGTGGAGGATCCGTCCCATCCGGCCCTGTCCGACCGCGACATCTTCCCGCACAGCGACATGCTGCTGCACGACCTCGGCCCGGCGCTGGGCGATGGGCTGGCGATGGGCGAGGCGCGCGGAAGCGACTGGCGCACCACGCCGCTTTGGGGGCTGAACCGGCTGGCGGCAAAGGACGGGCAGCTATCGCTGCTGCATGACGGGCGCGCCCGCAGCGTGACCGAAGCCATCCTGTGGCACGGCGGCGAAGCCGAGGGAGCGAAGGACCGCTTCATGACCCTGCCTGCGGCGGAGCGGAAGCGGCTGGTGCGCTATGTCTTTGGTTTGTAA